A genomic window from Candidatus Kouleothrix ribensis includes:
- a CDS encoding ParB/RepB/Spo0J family partition protein codes for MKLLYLNPRVLEADPNGVREEPGNVDGLAATIAEHGLLQPIGVAEFGQGRYRVIYGNRRREAALQLGLERVPCIILDAEDPHTLIQQLTENVQRQDLNDLEKARAFMRLRDQLAGAQPQNEGERDEATARAVGLSARTVRRYLGLLDLPDEIQQMLRAGDLSVTQAQHLRRIPNPRTQIELAHAAVDEGMSAAELSRLSSYFAANPNLSLDDALSALEQGVELKRELVGQPAAAPAGGPLGKTSVAAVAPHDDDSDLWDDEELPQDDAGFLSVEDETLENQPKNKARVFRIRSLDQMLDETDRLARAHVEGDLVKWVKSDTAAPMKVGLLLKQVESLARALRQLASQQGWEYDE; via the coding sequence ATGAAATTGCTCTACCTTAACCCACGTGTGCTCGAGGCCGACCCAAACGGCGTGCGCGAGGAGCCGGGCAATGTCGATGGGCTGGCGGCGACGATCGCCGAGCATGGGCTGCTCCAGCCGATCGGCGTCGCCGAGTTCGGCCAGGGCCGCTACCGCGTAATCTATGGCAACCGCCGCCGCGAGGCCGCGCTGCAGCTGGGCCTCGAGCGCGTGCCGTGTATTATTCTCGACGCCGAAGATCCGCATACGCTGATCCAGCAGCTCACCGAGAATGTCCAGCGCCAGGATCTGAACGACCTCGAGAAGGCCCGCGCGTTCATGCGCCTGCGTGATCAGCTGGCCGGCGCGCAGCCTCAGAACGAGGGCGAGCGCGACGAGGCCACCGCCCGCGCGGTCGGCCTGTCGGCCCGCACGGTGCGGCGCTACCTGGGCCTGCTCGACCTGCCCGATGAGATTCAGCAGATGCTGCGCGCCGGCGATCTGAGTGTCACCCAGGCTCAGCATCTGCGCCGCATCCCTAACCCGCGCACGCAGATCGAGCTGGCGCATGCCGCCGTCGACGAGGGCATGTCGGCCGCCGAGCTGAGCCGCCTGTCGTCGTACTTCGCCGCCAACCCGAACCTCTCGCTCGACGACGCGCTCAGCGCGCTTGAGCAGGGCGTCGAGCTGAAGCGCGAGCTGGTCGGGCAGCCGGCCGCCGCCCCTGCCGGTGGGCCGCTGGGCAAAACCAGCGTGGCCGCAGTTGCGCCACACGATGATGATAGCGATCTATGGGACGATGAAGAATTGCCGCAGGATGATGCCGGCTTCCTGAGCGTTGAGGATGAGACGCTCGAGAACCAGCCGAAGAATAAGGCACGCGTGTTCCGCATCCGCTCGCTCGACCAGATGCTCGACGAGACCGACCGGCTGGCGCGTGCGCATGTCGAGGGCGACCTGGTCAAGTGGGTCAAGAGCGACACCGCCGCGCCGATGAAGGTCGGGCTGCTGCTCAAGCAGGTCGAGTCGCTGGCGCGCGCGCTACGCCAGCTCGCCAGCCAGCAAGGCTGGGAGTACGACGAGTAA
- a CDS encoding alpha/beta fold hydrolase, translating into MPFVNARDLRVHYLEQGAGTPIIFVHGNWASASWWEPTLARLPAGWRGLAYDMRGRGQTSGPDSDYSVGALAGDLAAFMDALGLAAAHLVGHSLGSAVVLQLALDQPGRACSLLLLAPPWVDGMPLIEGAEARQRALKADPAMFALALKAIAPAVPDDAFWQRLVAEGHAQRLAAVLGNLPALAEWRPGDRLRTISAPALVVAGAHDILVTDAVSARAAEALGCRRVVLQGAGHSPNIEAPDQFVAALIAHLQ; encoded by the coding sequence ATGCCGTTTGTCAACGCACGCGACCTGCGCGTCCACTATCTCGAGCAGGGTGCCGGCACGCCGATCATATTCGTGCATGGCAACTGGGCCAGCGCCAGCTGGTGGGAGCCGACTCTGGCACGCCTGCCGGCTGGCTGGCGCGGCCTGGCCTACGACATGCGTGGGCGCGGCCAGACCAGCGGGCCGGACTCGGACTATAGCGTCGGCGCGCTGGCCGGCGACCTGGCGGCGTTTATGGATGCGCTAGGCCTCGCGGCTGCGCACCTGGTTGGCCACTCGCTCGGCAGCGCGGTGGTGCTTCAGCTGGCGCTCGACCAGCCGGGGCGCGCCTGCTCGCTGCTGCTGCTGGCGCCGCCGTGGGTCGACGGCATGCCGCTGATCGAGGGCGCCGAGGCGCGCCAGCGCGCGCTGAAGGCCGACCCGGCGATGTTCGCGCTGGCGCTCAAGGCCATCGCCCCGGCCGTGCCCGACGACGCCTTCTGGCAGCGGCTGGTGGCCGAGGGCCACGCGCAACGGCTGGCGGCGGTGCTCGGCAACCTGCCCGCGCTGGCCGAGTGGCGGCCGGGCGATCGGCTGCGCACAATCAGCGCGCCGGCGCTGGTCGTGGCCGGCGCGCACGACATCCTGGTGACCGACGCAGTGTCGGCGCGCGCGGCCGAGGCGCTGGGCTGCCGCCGCGTGGTGCTGCAAGGCGCCGGCCACTCACCGAACATCGAGGCACCCGACCAGTTCGTAGCGGCACTCATCGCGCACCTGCAGTGA
- a CDS encoding histidine phosphatase family protein — MIDELYLVRHAAPDRTTGVPYQLPPGPPLTPLGAHEAVQTGAWLAGRGIEQLLTSPFTRTRQTAAALEQALGLPATPAEALREGAPGEKLEQIGERTAELLRQLDDSPLRCVALVSHGAPIRTILEYTTAGKIDLKPHSYDNGNCAPTAGVWYGRRDQHGWVWQLAFRPGGFTS, encoded by the coding sequence ATGATCGACGAATTATACCTGGTGCGCCACGCCGCGCCTGATCGCACCACCGGGGTGCCCTACCAGCTGCCGCCCGGCCCGCCGCTCACGCCGCTGGGCGCGCACGAGGCCGTACAGACCGGCGCGTGGCTGGCTGGCCGGGGCATCGAGCAGCTGCTCACCTCGCCATTCACACGCACGCGCCAGACGGCAGCGGCGCTCGAGCAGGCGCTGGGCCTGCCGGCTACACCGGCCGAGGCGCTGCGCGAAGGCGCGCCCGGCGAGAAGCTCGAGCAGATTGGCGAGCGTACGGCCGAGCTGCTACGCCAGCTCGACGACAGCCCGCTGCGCTGTGTGGCGCTGGTGAGCCACGGCGCGCCAATCCGCACCATCCTCGAGTACACCACCGCCGGGAAGATCGACCTCAAGCCGCACAGCTACGATAACGGTAACTGCGCACCGACCGCCGGGGTCTGGTATGGCCGCCGCGACCAGCACGGCTGGGTGTGGCAGCTGGCGTTCCGGCCCGGCGGGTTCACGTCGTAG
- a CDS encoding alpha/beta hydrolase yields MGSIPTLPGITSQLIETPRLLTHVLFSGPASGIPVVFLHGNASSSTYWEATMLALPAQYRAIAPDLRGYGDSEDKLIDATRGYGDWVDDVRGLADVLGLTRFHLVGHSMGGTLVLNLVAAAPARVVSATVAAPGSPYGFGGTKGLDGTPCYADFAGSGGGVVNPEFARLISIGERGADNPQAAPRVVMNSFYWKPPFRAAREEELLSSLLSEKIGPDKYPGDFVASPNWPGIAPGVYGPANAMAPKYVGESVRCLIAADPKPPILWVRGADDQIVSDSSFFEFGTLGKFGIVPGWPGDAIYPAQPMVGQTRAVLEQYQANGGWFAEHVLPDTGHTPYIERPAEFNALLAEQLGRA; encoded by the coding sequence ATGGGCAGCATCCCCACCCTACCTGGCATCACATCGCAGCTGATCGAAACCCCGCGATTGCTGACGCACGTGCTGTTCAGCGGCCCGGCCAGCGGCATCCCGGTGGTGTTCCTGCACGGGAACGCCTCATCGTCGACGTACTGGGAAGCGACGATGCTCGCGCTACCGGCGCAGTACCGTGCGATTGCGCCCGACCTGCGCGGCTACGGCGATAGCGAAGACAAGCTGATCGACGCGACGCGTGGCTACGGCGACTGGGTCGATGATGTGCGTGGCCTGGCCGATGTGCTCGGCCTCACGCGCTTCCACCTGGTTGGGCACTCGATGGGTGGCACGCTGGTGCTGAACCTGGTGGCCGCCGCGCCAGCGCGCGTGGTCAGTGCCACTGTGGCTGCGCCAGGCTCGCCGTATGGCTTCGGCGGCACCAAAGGGCTCGACGGCACACCCTGCTATGCTGATTTTGCCGGCTCGGGCGGCGGCGTGGTGAACCCCGAGTTTGCCCGGCTGATCAGCATTGGCGAGCGCGGCGCCGATAATCCGCAGGCCGCGCCCCGCGTGGTGATGAACAGCTTCTACTGGAAACCGCCATTCCGTGCCGCGCGCGAAGAAGAGCTGCTGTCGTCGCTGCTGAGCGAGAAGATCGGCCCCGACAAATACCCCGGCGATTTTGTGGCCTCGCCGAACTGGCCGGGGATCGCCCCCGGCGTCTACGGGCCGGCCAACGCCATGGCGCCCAAATATGTAGGCGAGAGCGTACGCTGCTTGATTGCCGCCGATCCCAAGCCGCCCATCCTGTGGGTACGCGGCGCCGATGATCAGATCGTGTCGGACAGCTCGTTCTTCGAGTTTGGCACACTCGGCAAATTCGGCATTGTGCCGGGCTGGCCGGGCGACGCGATCTACCCCGCGCAGCCGATGGTCGGCCAGACGCGTGCGGTGCTTGAGCAATACCAGGCCAACGGCGGCTGGTTCGCCGAACACGTGCTGCCCGATACTGGCCACACGCCGTACATCGAGCGGCCGGCCGAATTCAATGCCCTGCTGGCCGAACAGCTGGGGCGCGCGTGA
- a CDS encoding long-chain fatty acid--CoA ligase yields MIIGDWLAHRAQLTPNRVALIDTTGGARRPISYRAWNHAANRTATLLREQFGVRKGDRVAVLAMNCVEYLEIWFACGKLGAILQNLNWRLTPAELAVLLDDAAPNLLIYGPDFVAQAAALRALPCGVAHFAALDPAHACPGDRVFVPGEDVPSTPPPPVELAWDDPWLICYTGGTTGLPKGALLTHRAITWNAINTTTSWGLCADDVAILNAPLFHTGGLNVFTAPLVHIGGTSIVCRTFDCDQVYDLIDDAGVTLFFGVPTMFIALQQHPRWDAADFSRLKLIISGGAPCPLPVFERFWARGVDFKTGYGLTEAGPNTFWLPPEDVRRKPGAVGFPLMHIDVKIVAADQRECAADEPGELLIRGPHMCAGYWNRPADSAGAIVDGWLHTGDLARRDAEGYYWIVGRIKDVIISGGENIYPAEVENVLAAHPAVAAAALIGLPDATWGEVGCAVLVARPGPLPAEAEILAFCRARLAGYKLPKRVVFAEALPHTSAGKIDKIALQRRYGG; encoded by the coding sequence ATGATTATCGGCGACTGGCTCGCGCACCGGGCGCAGCTCACCCCCAATCGTGTGGCGCTGATCGACACGACCGGCGGCGCGCGCCGGCCGATCAGCTACCGCGCATGGAACCACGCCGCCAACCGCACGGCCACGCTACTGCGCGAGCAGTTTGGCGTGCGTAAGGGCGACCGCGTGGCCGTGCTGGCTATGAACTGTGTCGAGTACCTCGAGATCTGGTTCGCCTGCGGCAAGCTCGGCGCGATCCTACAGAACCTGAACTGGCGGCTGACCCCGGCCGAGCTGGCCGTGCTGCTCGACGACGCCGCGCCCAACCTGCTGATCTACGGCCCCGATTTCGTGGCGCAGGCGGCCGCGCTGCGCGCACTGCCATGCGGCGTCGCGCACTTCGCCGCGCTCGACCCCGCGCACGCCTGCCCTGGCGATCGCGTGTTTGTGCCGGGCGAGGATGTGCCCAGCACGCCGCCACCACCGGTCGAGCTGGCCTGGGACGACCCGTGGCTGATCTGCTATACTGGCGGCACGACCGGGCTGCCCAAAGGCGCGCTGCTGACCCACCGGGCGATCACATGGAATGCGATTAACACCACCACCAGCTGGGGCCTATGCGCCGACGACGTGGCGATCTTGAACGCGCCGCTGTTTCATACCGGCGGGCTGAACGTATTTACCGCCCCACTGGTACATATCGGCGGCACATCGATTGTCTGCCGCACGTTCGACTGCGACCAGGTGTACGATCTGATCGACGATGCCGGCGTGACGCTCTTCTTCGGCGTGCCAACCATGTTTATTGCGCTCCAGCAGCACCCGCGCTGGGATGCGGCCGATTTCAGCCGCCTCAAGCTGATCATCAGCGGCGGCGCGCCATGCCCGCTGCCGGTGTTCGAGCGCTTCTGGGCGCGCGGGGTCGACTTCAAGACCGGCTATGGCCTGACCGAGGCCGGCCCGAACACGTTCTGGCTGCCGCCGGAAGACGTGCGCCGTAAGCCGGGCGCGGTTGGCTTCCCGCTGATGCATATCGACGTAAAGATCGTGGCCGCCGATCAGCGCGAGTGTGCCGCCGACGAGCCGGGCGAGCTGCTGATCCGCGGGCCACACATGTGCGCGGGCTACTGGAACCGCCCGGCCGACAGCGCTGGCGCGATCGTTGACGGCTGGCTGCACACCGGCGACCTGGCCCGCCGCGATGCCGAGGGGTATTACTGGATCGTCGGCCGGATCAAAGATGTGATCATCTCGGGCGGCGAGAACATCTACCCGGCCGAGGTCGAGAATGTGCTGGCCGCGCACCCGGCGGTAGCTGCGGCTGCGCTGATCGGCTTGCCCGACGCGACCTGGGGCGAGGTTGGTTGCGCGGTGCTGGTGGCGCGGCCTGGCCCGCTGCCGGCCGAGGCCGAGATTCTAGCGTTCTGCCGCGCGCGCCTGGCCGGCTACAAGCTGCCCAAACGCGTGGTGTTCGCCGAAGCGCTGCCACACACCAGCGCCGGCAAGATCGATAAGATCGCGCTCCAGCGCCGGTATGGCGGCTAA